The nucleotide window AAATGTAGGCTAAAAcgttataaaaattattttttgcctaTGTCTATTGAGCTCATCAACTCTAATATGTAGGTGTGTGTAATATGTGAGTTTCAATCTGTAGGCTTCTGTGGTGTGCAATATGTAGGTTGTTGAGGTGTGCGTTACGTCATTTGTGCGATTTGTAAGCCATAGGGAATGTGCAATATGTCAACTGTGTATTTTGTAGGCCGTATGGAGTGGGCAATATATCAGTTGTGTATTCTATGGGTACTATGGAGTGTGCAATATGCCAACTGTGTATTTTATGTGTATCTTATAAGCCTTATGGAGCGTGCAATATATTACTTCTGTACAATATATTAGTTGTGTATTTTATGGGTACTATGGAGTGTGCAGTGTGCCAATTGTGAATTTTATAGTGTGCAATATATcagttgtgtgtttttgtgtgcaaTATGTTATAAATCGCAAACTGTCTTTTGTGTTGTCTCTGTTAGCTGCAGAATGgtccaaaacaaaataaaatatatctaaATAAATCAGTAGCTGTGGATTCCAAACCTGCTTTGTGTTGGCTGTACCAAAGTTCTTGATGTACATGTCATACTCATTAACTGGAGGCAGGTCCAGGAGAGAGAAGGTGATGGAGAAGTCTAAATCAATCAGACGCAGGAGTTCCTCACTGCGCTTCCTTTAATCAAATCAATCATTTGCACATGCATTAGTTTTCAggcaacaaatctttttttcttttacattataCACCTCATCATATTACTTTTAACTAGTTTGATCAACTAAAAATAtactcataaaaaaataaaagagaacTTGCTTCTGCTTTTTGGCCACCTTCTGGCTGAGCTCCCGCTGCTTTGCAGATACAAAATCAATAATTGTGCCATGTTTTTGGCCTCTGTTGAAGTGActctctgtaaaaacataaggCTGATTTAGGTCCATTTTTATCATGACCAAATATGTTGGATAAAGATTGGAAAAACATAGTAAATCAAATCACCATCAGTTTCTTCAGGGCATATTATTGCGTAGTTTACCTACCTCTCTGGTTGACAGATGACTCTATGTTTGTGGGCTTTGATCTTGTAGAGTAGATTCTCTCATTCTCCTCATCTATGGCTCTCTGGATGGCTTCAATTTCTTCATTTCTCCTGGGGCTCAACTCCTTTTTTTCTTCTCTTACACTATCATCATGTATTATCAAATTCTCCTCTTCTTCATCTGGATCCTCAAAGTCCTCCTCATAATCCTAAAGGGAGGAACACCTCATTATTTTAAACTTATTAGAACACAACAatacaaattaagttaaatgcatttttacttGTATTCTATTCTTCATATTTCAAACcaaatatttttgtcttttgtcCTAAAGTAAATTTACCATAGGAATTGAAAACACATAGAATCAGAAAAATCAATAGCCTTTGtccttaacaaaaataaattagcTAAACAGAACATTAATCAATCATAGTCATGTATGTATGTAATGAAAGCTCTTGACTGGTCCACACCTCAAAATCCTCCTCATAATCATGATAATCTTTACTGGACTGTTTGTCTtcttcagtttcttcattttccaccttaaaaaacaacaacacacactCATATTAGGTCTAAAATACATCTCTTTAAATCACCCTAaagatttttgtgtttattattagttttagtctagtacTAGTTAAAGATTTATAACAAAGTAGTATAGTggaaaaaaatgttaaattcAATAGAGCTAAAGGAGAGTTTTTAGTCTCAGTATGTGTAGAACAGGAAGGAGTTGTGTTATCTCAATAATGATTACATTATTCAAAATCTTACAGGGATGTCTGGATAACTCATTGCAGCTTGATCAGTCTTCCAAGTTAACTTGGGTCTTTTGGTAGATTCCTATAGGCATGAACACACactcttaaaataaatgtgttaaattaacacatcttgtgtctagttaaggacaacacatctagtgtgttgtccttaatttaacacatctctgtgttattttcggaacaacacactttgtgttgttttaacacatcttgtgttgtcccttttatttatatgaactcaaaatcaacacgaaatgacacataatgtgttaaaaataacacataatgtgttaaatagtttaacacaaaacagtgtgttaaaattaacacatccagGATGTGttgattttaacacattattttgtgttaaaatattaaacacattatgtgttgtttttaacacattatgtgtcatttaagttcataaaaaataaaagggacaacacaagatgtgttaaaacaacacaacgtgtgttgttccaaaaataacacagagatgtgttaaattaaggacaacacactagatgtgttgtccttaactagacacaagatgtgttaatttaacacattcattttaagagTGCACACATACTTTGTATTATTTTATCTATATGTGTTATTTTATCTCACAAATAACAATAATACTATATCTATTGTAAACTAACAGACATTGTGTGTACCTCTTTGCCTGAATTTGTCCTTTCATTTTGTTTAAGATCCGATGATTCTTTATGTTTCTGTTCTTTGTCATTCCTCTTGGAATCTGAAGCCTCTTTGAGCCTTCGGTCACGCCGCCTGTGTCTCTCTTCCCTCTCAATGGCTTTTTCTCTCTCCCTATCAACATCTTTGATGCCAGGTTCTCGAGAGTGACTTGTGTCAGCTTCCTGTTAACAACAGTATCATCAGCTAAACTTTCTACAGTGTTAatatatatggtagctaaaaaCACAAGTCAGcagttaaatgtgtttaaaaagtgTGTCCCTTAATGTCAGTGCAttcagattattattattattattattatggtaTTGCTATAATTGCTTGTTCCTAAATTGAAGCAATCTTTTGCATGGCTTACATGGCTTTCTTTATCCTTTCTTCTCTTTTCTCTGTCTTCTCTATCTCTTCTGTGTTCTGGAAAAGAAACAATCTACTACATTCAGTAACAGATTTAGAGAGGCGttgacaaaaacatttttattaactgtTATAATCATACCCATTTCTTTTTGTTCTTTATCACTGCGTCGCTCTCTTCTTTCTCCTCTTTGTTTTTCCTCATATTCATTTTGCCTCAGGTCACTTTCTCGAGCTCTGTGTCTTTCTCTcctctctcgttctctctctctttctttgtctctcactctctcttctGATCTAGATTGATCAAGATCTTTTCTTCCTTCCTCTTTCCTTCTGTCTTTTTCACTCTCTCGCTCCCTGTTTCTCTCTGCCCTCCTCTTCTCTCTGTCTTTATCTTTTTCTCTGTCCCTGTCTGTATCTCTGTCCCACTGTTTGGACATCTCAATGATTCGTTCCTTATACCTGTCCTTTTCCTTATCCCTCAGTCTTTCACTTTCCCTTTCACCTCtattgtttcttttttctttactCTCTTTATCTCCATCTCTGTGTCTGTGCTCTCGTTCTCTCCTTTtctctatatatctatattccCTGTCTTCTTCCTTCTCAAAGTCCTGATTTCTTTCCCTGTCTGGGTCTCTGTGTTTATTCCCCTCTCTtgtcatttctctctctctttgtttctctttctctcttcgtGCATCTCGATCGGGGTCTCTATATGGTCGATCCACAGAGTCTCCATCTCTGCTCATCTTGTGATCCACATCTCGTTTGGATCTTTCTCTTCTTCTGCTCTCTTCGTGTCCCTGGAAATTgaatagaaaataaaaaatatttattgttttagttttaaaaagAAAGGACGTTAAGCAGCTCTAACAAGTGTATATAATATAAACACGCAAAGATgtgatatacattttatataaataatatacattttatggGCAGTGCTTTGAAACAAACAAATGTCATATTACCGGAATGTGTGCTTTTAAGTCATCGGACCTCCAAGtatcttcttttgttattttctttagaAAGATAAGAAACATGGATAGCAAATATCTTAATACTGTAGACTAAATCTAAATGAATGACCTAATTCTTTCTCATGACTAGATTTCCTAATATAATGCATTAAATTAAACCacatatgtatttatataaacacacatttaaattataaagTGTCGATGTCTGTTATTAAAATAAACCGACTAAACTAAAGTATCTGGTTTTCGGTGGGTAGCTAACAGTGTTATTGAACCTGAAATGCTCGCGAGCAACAAAATTATTCGCAACATATCAGCTGCTGCTTACAGGAGGTATTTTGCTTTACCTTTACAGGGTTCATTACTTCAAAGATCCTATGCTTCGCTAATATCCAACAATCACAAGTTTATGTTTACAGTTTTCACCGCCATACCGCTATATGGCTACAGCGCATGCGCAGTTTAATGGTACTATGGCAACTTGACAAGCCATGGTGACAACAGACTACTAAATCGATAAAAGAGTAATCGCTCAGTACTTATGTTACTATAGAAACGCAGTCTTATTTAGCTAATAATCGAAACATCGAACTTATTAATTATCGTTTAAATATAATATCAGGTTTTTGATACATATAATGCACATTTCtaaatattcaaattttttCACGGACTTGCACTTACACTCACGCCATGGAAATGTAACACAACATAACGCACAATATAAAATAgatgaaaatattaaattagGGCTCCTTGTTATCATGGTTTAATCCCACTGGTAATTAATTAAGAGTCTACACTTAGTTTCACGGGGACACATGTTTTTCTTTTGGTTTTGTGTACCTGCAGTTGCTAGGCTCAGGGTGGCGATTTTGCGCTGTTCGTGACACTGACCTCTCGAGACTCGCTTTGTAAGTGCGCGGCTGCTCGCGCTAGGGTGTCTGTCACAAACTTAACACAGCACGCGCTTCGCATGGACCGTCAACCAGCTCGCAAATATTAAAGAGACGCTGGCGAACAACTGTCATTTGGGTCATCAGCTACACACAGAGAGATGTATTTTTGGTAGTCTAAGCAAAGCCATTCGGTGTCCGCATCAAAATGGATCTGCATACGGTCAAACTAACGTGAAACACCCGAAACTTTAAAATAGCGTTGAACTTTAATGTTGAAGTACAGCGTGGACGGGATGGTCTGAAGTGTCGTTTACTTTTCTAGCTTTTCGCATTGCACAATGTACGGGTTTGACAGCTGCTGCGCGTGACAACATTTCTGCCCGAGACTCCTGCTACGTCTCAGCGGGCGTCGTTTGTGCTCAGTATGACAGAGGACGTAATGACTGCGGTACGAGGAAATCTTTCTCAAACGGCAAATATTTCGGGACAAAAGGATGGCGAACAACCTTCACCGACAAACGGAGCGATCCCTTCCTCCTCCCTGGAGTCGGAGTTCCGCGAGGACGCGCAGTCCTGCACCAGCGAACTCACCCGCACGTGGCTGCAGTTtgccaaaacatttgttattatcTTCCCCATATATGTTCTGGGCTACTTTGAGTTCAGCTTTAGTTGGCTTTTGATCGCACTCACAATATTTTTCTTTTGGAGAAGAAACACGAGGGGTAAGAATACGAGGCTTAACAGGGCGCTCGCcttttttgagcagaatgacaCTTTTAAACAGGAGCTGGAAGCAACTGATCTACCATCATGGGTAAGTGTTAcgtttaaatgtgaaaaaatagacAGCATGGTTGGGTATCATAGGAAATGAGTGGAATTAAGTGGTTGTACAAGTTTGCATTATAAATGGAATAAGAGAGCTGCATCTGTTCTGATTTGTTTAATGGGATGTAAAAGTCACTGTAACAGAATGTCATGACagcttttaatatttatttaggtCTTTGTAGGTGGAACAAAAGGCTTAAACTGAAAATCCAATTCTGTACATCTGAGTCTTCTTAACCTTAGATTAAACTGATAACCATACAATGAATTTCTCTGATCAAGGCTTAACTAAAAATAGTTGCTTGTGACAAATGTTTACGATTTGATTCCAGCTGATACTCAGTATGTCCATGAGGCAGAGCCTGTGACCTCGTCCTTTCATCTTTAAAGGTGAATTGTGTTTTGCTGTACACGTGGATCTATCAGACTTTACTCTATTTTTATCTCAAagacaaaaacattatttgagtCTCTGCTTATGATGGCTGAGGTCTAAAGCAAAGTTCAACCTgtacaaaacatacaaaataatttttcaatGTTAGAGCCAAGATCTGTCAGATTGTTcttaaaatgtgtatttatttattactacAGCTCATTCCATCTGCTGTTTTTGGATTGATAATGTCCTGTCTGTGTAGTTATAGTAATTTCCCAGATATTGTCATTACTTCTTACTGGCATCCGCTATGCATCTCTTCATAAACTCTTTCATCGCCTTGAAACCATAGCCAAATTAAATGCTGGCAAGACGCAACTCGCCTAAAGGAGATTAAAAGTCTGCTGAACTGGTTTATGTTAATGGATTTGAAGTTTTGTCACAACAATGCCATTATGACCTCTTTTCGTTATTCATATTTTTTGCTCCCTTACTTTTATACCAAAAAATGTCAGATTTATCAATGATAACCTGTTTGTCTGGTTTCTTTCTGGTTCTTGGAAAGTGTTTGATGGCCAAGGAAGATTTAAGATGAATGCTTTTCTCAGATATGTATCTGATTCTCTGGAACTAAGTTCCAATCTTATGAAAGTGTCATCTGCTGGTACAaagtaaacaaaacatttgcCTAAAACTAACTTGAATACATGTCTGCTAAAATAACTTCTTAAGTGTCAAATtgctgataaaaaaaaaaaaaaattccactgTTAACTAGCATTTTTTCCACCTGCAATTCATTATAGTTAGGTATCTGATTATCAGAGTTACATTTTGTCACATTTTGTCTTATTTTACTGAGCATGTAGATTTACAAAAACCGGATtactgtgaaaaaaaaatgtcaagcatCTTTTTGCTAGAAACATTCTTTCAAATAAAGATTGATGAAAATCTATTCAGTGAGGACACGTTTTGATCTCTAGTGACCATAGAAACACTGTTTCCATGGGAACTTTCAGTGTCTTTTTCACATATCATTATTGTTAACcagaatatttaaaatatacatgtttgagttagggctgcacgataaatagCATGtgtgtgtcatgcacatctcgtcagtaaagacGGTTCCTTGATCACCATCACCTGTTTCAGATGGAACAgaatttactacacaaagcagtagttcactgacaatcggggcaatttcgcattaattatcgcaGACGTATCGCCTGCGATGTAATATGTCCCAGCTTGTCAgggaactacggctttgtgtagtaaatgctgctccatctgaaagcaggtgatggcgttTTACTAATAATCAAGGAATGGCTTTACTGAAGAGATGGGCATGACTATCGCATGCGCTTTATCGTGCAGCCCCAGTTTGAGTGAATCCCAGAAACAAGTGCTATGGATAGTAgactaagggggcgtgcacaccaaagcttttaaagctcagctcgtcaatgtcagttaacacacggccatccaatcacagtggaggaggggcggaaCAAATATTACAACAACCAATTGCGGCGCATTGTTCAACggctgataaacaaagcagaagtatcacagctaccagaACGCTCAACTGAAGAAAGCTGGTGCTGCTTAGCAGGAAAAATTGCTGGCATTTGGCATCCTCCAGACATTTTCAGCCGCTTTCAAAAGCTGTGGTTTTTCACACTCAAGCTTTTACACCGGGGGccagcatgtttttttttttgtttccaaGTTTTTTTCGCACTGAAAGCTCTGCGATTTTTCCACGCTCAGCGCTGAGtgtcgagagttgaaaaatatttaactttgggtgaaaagctcagccaACCAACCGGCACATcgtacaacgactgataaacaaagcagaagtataaTAGGCCCACCTAAGAAAGCTGGGGGTCGGCTGAAATAAAGCTGTCCGCCGGGTGTTTTCAGTTGCGtaaaaaaagctttggtgtgcacacccccttagCCTTGTTCAGCAATATTTGCTTTCTGCAAAAAAGAGATTGGCCGTTATGTAGAGCTTATATTAATATGTCAGTGAGTTGAGAAATGTGCTGTGCAAGTACTTTTTTGGACTGAAAACAAATAACTGCAAATGCATGCAAGTAGGAAGTCTCACAGATGCACACACCAGTTTTATTCTACAGATTAAAACTGAGCTGTTACTTAAAATTAAGAAATTGTGTTAGTTTATAGGACAGGACCAACACTACGGTGTATTCTCAGGTTTCTGataactttaaagggatagttcaccaaaactTTAAATTCGGTCGTCATTTACTCACCTGTATGGGTTTCTTTATTATGATGAATACAGAAGGAGATGTTTTGTAAAATGATAATgaacacagttgatggtacccatttaCTTCATAGTTATTTCAtactgtatttgtttttcctactatgcaAGTCAGTGGGTATCGTCAGCTGTGTTactaccatcatttatcagaatatcttcttttgtgtttaacagaattaAAAAACTCGCACAGATTTAGAAC belongs to Paramisgurnus dabryanus chromosome 2, PD_genome_1.1, whole genome shotgun sequence and includes:
- the dync2i1 gene encoding cytoplasmic dynein 2 intermediate chain 1; amino-acid sequence: MNPVKKITKEDTWRSDDLKAHIPGHEESRRRERSKRDVDHKMSRDGDSVDRPYRDPDRDARREKEKQREREMTREGNKHRDPDRERNQDFEKEEDREYRYIEKRREREHRHRDGDKESKEKRNNRGERESERLRDKEKDRYKERIIEMSKQWDRDTDRDREKDKDREKRRAERNRERESEKDRRKEEGRKDLDQSRSEERVRDKERERERERRERHRARESDLRQNEYEEKQRGERRERRSDKEQKEMEHRRDREDREKRRKDKESHEADTSHSREPGIKDVDREREKAIEREERHRRRDRRLKEASDSKRNDKEQKHKESSDLKQNERTNSGKEESTKRPKLTWKTDQAAMSYPDIPVENEETEEDKQSSKDYHDYEEDFEDYEEDFEDPDEEEENLIIHDDSVREEKKELSPRRNEEIEAIQRAIDEENERIYSTRSKPTNIESSVNQRESHFNRGQKHGTIIDFVSAKQRELSQKVAKKQKKRSEELLRLIDLDFSITFSLLDLPPVNEYDMYIKNFGTANTKQAYVQCNEENTDRDIQTEEIDVTDKWTQHPPETKAACGGPKTSQETADESIANMSIDSQRLTTFLRSATQVMAVLIEENNAENNSLRRLRSQTNALSFSDGCLQLNTKLPFLHGRQVSLLQFSQVQRQTLLSVHPPSSKTSAVRLDSETVICVWNMWEPSRPQKILLYESEVKCCCFSPGKVTLVFAGTAVGSVVVWDLREHSGTHFNLVVGTEEWTLRYPTFSTDAVLSGVGHLSPVVSVEPVLATAETSSKSMVTADIEESLGLSFQLASLDENGVLTLWVVVEMPKGNDSGSQSDLGLRPGGKVKLLHSSSLQTTERLSQDIMACGPPPSLQLKFMPSDSSHYFIATNMGLVRHGTRHRLKVLPKYYRSQFDSCRPVEVTTLDFSPSGEPLFLVGCSDGTVRLHSVLKEDPLMEWTGCSGGSPILSVQWSQTRSAVFCVLDAASNFYIWDLTEKDYVPVIIENMHSDWVTAMAVFGEPAKQNTFSGVALGRQSGKVEIQYFTKSLTVPNVSDEEKLHSVLLDAF